The Bosea sp. AS-1 region CTGGTGGAGCGCCATCGGTGTCTTTCTGCTGATCGGCTTCGGCTTCTTCCTGCTGCACGGCACCTTCCAGGCCCAGGCGACGGAACTCGCGCCAACGGCGCGCGGCTCGGCCATGGCGCTGTTCGCCTGCTTCTTCTTCATGGGCCACGCCACCGGGCCGCTCGTCCTGGGCACGCTCCTGAACGCGCTCGGCACCTCGGGCGCCCTCGCGATCTTCGGCGTCGGCATCGGCCTGCTCGGGCTGCTGACACCGAAGCTGCTGCCGCCCTTGGGTTCGCGGACCTGAAGCCAAAACGCGGCGGTCAGGAACCGCCGCGTTCAAGGGGGGCAGCCCTCAGCGCCCGCGATAGGGCGCGACGCCCTGATCAGGCAACCAGAGCCCCTTGGGCGGCTCGCCCGTCTGCCAGAACACATCGATCGGAATGCCGCCGCGCGGATACCAGTAGCCGCCGATGCGGAACCACTCCGGCTCCAGCAGTTCGACCAGCTTCTTACCGATGCCGACGGTGCAGTCCTCGTGGAAGGCGCCGTGGTTGCGGAACGAGGCGAGATAGAGCTTGAGCGACTTCGACTCCACCAGCCACTGGCCCGGCAGATAGTCGATGACGAGGATGCCGAAATCGGGCTGACCCGTCACGGGACAGATCGAGGTGAATTCCGGGCAGGTGAAGCGGGCGAGATAGCTGGTGCCGGCATGCGGATTGGGCACGCGGTCGAGGCGCGCTTCCTCCGGAGAGGCCGGCAGCGCGCTGGCCTGCCCGAGTTGCAAGGTCGAGGCGTCGATGGACATCGGATGCTCCTGTGGTTGCGCCGCTTCTAGAGCATCTTGCGCAATGGTGGGAACTGTCCGTGGCAGCGCACTGGCCCGGCCTCACGAGGGGCCATGGACGCTCCATTTCCTCCGCCCAGGAGAGTTTGAAGACCGCGCCAGGTTCTACTTCATGTAATATTTCAATATTTATCGATCTTCCACACGCATCCTTGCGACGCACCATGCAACGTCATAGTGCAAATTACCGATGCACTGGATCAGATCCCGATAATTTTATGATAATTGCAGGCATTTTATTTCTGCTCGGGATTCTGATCGGCCTGTCCTACGGCTATCCGGCTATCGTCGTCGCCAGCGCAGCGCTGACGGTCTTCTTCTTCCCACTGTGGTTGATCCGCGGCGAACTCGGCCTCTTCAGCATCTTCGTCTGGGTCGGCTATCTGCTGGCGCTGCAGAGCGGTTTCCTGCTCGGCGGCTACCTGGCGACGCCGGACGACGAGGACGAGTGATCACCAGAACCAGATCGGCCGACCCGCATAGAGGCACAGACCGGTCCACCAGGCGATGGTGAGCGCGCACCAGAACAGGACAGCGGCGAGAGAGGGGCGACGAGGAGCGGACATTTTCTGGAACATGCTTGTTTCCCGATGAGGCGAAGCGCCGGAACTGCCCAGGAGTTCCGCAAGCGCCACGCCACCCCGCTCGCCGGTCAGCCGCCCTGCTCTCTTGCCGATCGCACCGATTGAGGCTTCCCGCGACGCGGCCTGTTGGGTAGAAGCGCCCTATTCATCCCGCCCGCCCCTTCCGGAGCCTGCCATGACCGCGATCATCGACATCATCGGACGCCAGATTCTCGATTCCCGCGGCAATCCGACGGTGGAGGTCGATGTCGTGCTCGAGGACGGCTCGATGGGCCGCGCTGCCGTTCCCTCCGGCGCCTCGACCGGCGCGCATGAGGCGGTGGAACTGCGCGACGGCGACAAGTCGCGCTATCTCGGCAAGGGCGTGCTCAAGGCCGTCGAGGCGGTGAACGTCGCCATCGCTGAGGCGATCGTCGCCATGGACGCCGAGGACCAGACCGCGATCGACCAGACCATGATCGAGCTCGACGGCACGCCGAACAAGTCGAAGCTCGGCGCCAACGCGATCCTCGGCGTCTCGCTCGCCGTCGCCAAGGCCGCGGCCGAGGCCTCCGGCCTGCCGCTCTACCGCTATGTCGGCGGCACGTCGGCGCGCGTCCTGCCCGTGCCGATGATGAACATCGTCAATGGCGGCGCCCATGCCGACAACCCGATCGACTTCCAGGAATTCATGATCATGCCGGTCGGCGCGACCTCCTTCGCGGAGGGGCTGCGCATGGGCTCGGAGATCTTCCACACGCTGAAGAAGAAGCTGCACGACGCCGGCCACAACACCAATGTCGGCGACGAGGGTGGCTTCGCCCCGAACATCAAGTCGGCCGAAGCCGCGCTCGACTTCGTGATGCAGGCGATCGAGACTGCCGGCTACCGCCCGGGCGAGGACATCGCGCTGGCGCTCGACTGCGCCGCGACCGAGTTCTTCAAGGACGGCGCCTACGTCTACGAGGGTGAGCGCAAGACGCGCGACCCGAAGGCCCAGGCCAAGTATCTCGCCAAGCTCGTCGGCAACTACCCGATCGTCTCGATCGAGGACGGCATGGCCGAGGATGACTGGGAGGGCTGGAAGGCGCTGACCGATCTCATCGGAGCAAAGTGCCAGCTCGTCGGCGACGACCTCTTCGTCACCAATGTCGAGCGCCTGTCCCGCGGCATCAAGACGAAGACGGCGAACTCGATCCTGGTCAAGGTCAACCAGATCGGCTCGCTGACCGAGACGCTCGCCGCCGTCGATATGGCGCAGCGCGCCGGCTACACCGCCGTGATGTCGCACCGCTCGGGCGAGACCGAGGATTCGACCATCGCCGACCTCGCGGTCGCGACCAATTGCGGGCAGATCAAGACCGGCTCGCTCGCCCGCTCCGACCGGACGGCGAAGTACAACCAGTTGCTGCGCATCGAGGAGGAACTCGGCGCGCAGGCGGTCTATGCCGGCCGTGCCGCATTGAAGGCGCTGGCTTGATCAGGCTGGATCGTCCTGGGACCCTCACGCTGCCGCGTTCACCAGCGCGGCAGCAGGTTCGTCGCACGGGACCAGCCCCAGGTGCTCGCGGCCTGCACGCTGTCGGCAGCGCCTGAGACGACATCCACCACCTTCGTCGCCGGTTGGGCCACCAGGCGGTTCCAGGCGTCGTCGCGGGACGCCTCGGCGGCCGGCAGCGCTTCCAGAGCCGTCGCGGCGGCCGGAGGCAGGATGACGAGCGGCCCGGCTGCCACATCCGTGCGGACAGGGGCACTGCGCCGCACCGACGAAGCAACGGCTCCCTCGCCTGCTCTCGGCTTCCCCCCCGCCACCACCACGCGCTGTGCCGGCGGCATCCAGGCGCTGCCTTCCGGCCAGTTCAGCGACATCGGCATCACCAGAGCCGCCGGCACCGCGGCCGGGTTCGCCGAGACAACCTCATCTCCGCTGATCGCCGGTCCGCCCAGCCGATCGACGATCTTGCCGTCCTGCAGCAACGCCGGCGCCGTCATGGTCGGCGGCTCGGCGGCGGCGCGGGCAACCCCGTGCCCCACCGGCGCGCCGGACAGCAGGGCCGGCAAGGTCGCGATCAGAGTGGCAGCCGTCGCCACGCCCAGAGACAGCAGGAGATGCTGGCCGAGCCGCTTTGCCATGGCTGCGGGCCGCGGGGGATAGCGGTTGCTGGACATCGCTCTCGCTCCGGATCGTTCAAGCCCCTTCAGGATTGGGAGGAAGCCCCGGCCTTCGGGCGTCAGAAGGGCTGAAAGGCGGCGCAAATGCGGTTCGCCCTTTCAGGCGCGGGTGCCATGCACCATGGCACGTAACGGCAGCGCAGCAATCCGCGTTATGTCATCGGTATGGATCAGCGCGTCGACCACCCTGTCATGACGACGGAGAAGGAGCGCCGCCGGCGCCGGCTGGCAGTCGCCGGCATGCTGCTCAGCGTGCTGATCTTCGGCTCGAACTTCGTCATCAGCCGCCACGCGGTGCTCAACGGCATCGGCGCGCATGACTTGCTGGCGCTGCGCTTCGCGACGGCAGGGCTTTTGCTGCTGCCGCTCTTCCTGCGCGCCGGCGGCTTTGCCAATTGCGGCGGCGTCGGCTGGAACCACGGCTTCTGGCTCGCCGTGACGAGCGGCTTCCCGATGACCTTCCTGATGCTCACCGGCCTGACGATGGCGCCGGCCGCCCATGGTGCCACGATCGGCCCCGGCACGGTGACCGTGATCGGCATCATCGGCAGCGTCGTGCTGTTCGGCGCGCGGCTGTCGGCCCCGCTGGTGGTCGGCATCATCGGCGTGATCTGCGGCCTGGGTTTCCTCGCCTTCGCCGGCAGCGGCGGCGCCGGGGCGGAGACCCTGCGAGGCGACCTCTGCTTTCTGGGCGTCGGGTTGCTCTGGGGCTTCTACCCGCTCCTGATCCAGCTCTGGAAGGTCAATGGCCTCAGGGGCGCAGTCATCGTGTCGGTTCTGTCGCTCGCCTATCTGCCGTTCTATTTCCTATTTTTCTTCCGCGGCTTCGACATCGCGCCCTGGTGGGTGCTGGTCCTGCACGCGATCTATCAGGGCGTCGTCAACGTCATCCTGGGCTTGTGGCTCTGGGGCTGGGCCGCGCATGTGCTGGGTGCGGCCGTCGTCGGCCGCTTTCCACCGCTGATCCCAGTCACCGGCACGACGCTCGCCATCCCGGCGCTCGGCGAGATCCCCGGCCCGCTTCAGCTCGCCGGCTTCGGCCTGATCATCAGCGGGCTGTTCGTAGCGTCATGGCGCCGGCCGGCGCGCCAGGCCGAGCAGGCTGGCGTTCCAGCAGACCGAGACCATCAGCCCCATGAGCAACGCAATTCCTGAACCGAGTGGCACCGCCGCGAAATAGAGCGCCGCCAAGCCGAGACCGACTCCCAGCAGACCGAGCGCGCCGTTGCCGATCAGGGCGGCGGTTGCGGGGCCGCCGATGCGCGGCTGCAGGATCAGCACGAGGCTCGACAGCACCAACGGCACGCCGGCGAGAATGCCCGACCAGTTCGCACCGACATGATGGCTCGCGACGGTGACGCCGCCGACGAGGCCGGCGACGCAGGCTGCCCGCAGCGGTATAGCGAACCAGGCCCGGCGCGGTGGCGCGACTGGCCGCACCGCCAGATAGGACCGCACGGCATAGTGGATGGCCGCGAGCGCGGCAACGGCGAGCACCGTCAGAGGCAGCGCCGCCAGCCCCAGGCTGCGGACGCCAAGCATCGTGGCGACCCAGGCAGCGAGCGCAGCGGCGAGGCAGGGCAGCGTCGCGAAGCGCTGTGCGGCGAAGACATAGACGAGCACGAAGCCGGCATTGGCGACGTTGGCATTCATCGTGCCGCGCGCGCTTTCGGCCAGGAAGGCCGGCTCGTGCTCCAGCGACAGGAAGAACAGGACGGGGCCGAGCGAAATCGGCAGGGTCGCGATCATCGCCGCGATCTTCGGCCCGCTCCGCTCGGCAAGCAGCGAACAGGTGACCACCACCGCGGCCGCGATCGCCATCTTGAGCAGCAGGCCGGGGTCGAGCGCCGTCACGCGGGGGCGCCTCCATCCTCGCCCCGGGCCCAGCCCTCCCTCGTCTCGGCGATGAAGTCGGCGAGGCGTCCGGCGGCGATGGCAGCGCGCAGGCCGGCCATCAGGTCCTGGTAATAGGCGAGATTGACCCAGGTCAGCAGCATCTTGCCGAGCATCTCCTCGGCCTTGACCAGATGGTGGAGATAGGCGCGCGACCAGCTATTCGCCGCCGGGCAGGAGGATTGCTCGTCGATCGGGCGCGGGTCCTCGGCATGCTTGGCATTCTTCAGGTTCATCCGGCCGAAGCGGGTGAAGATCTGGCCGTGGCGCCCGGCCCGCGTCGGCATCACGCAGTCGAACATGTCGATGCCGCGCGCCACCGACTGGATGATATCGTCCGGCGTGCCGACGCCCATCAGGTAGCGCGGCTTCTCCTGCGGCAGATGCGGCTCGACCGCCTCGATCATCGCCAGCATGATCTCCTGTGGCTCGCCGACCGCAAGCCCGCCGACGGCGTAGCCCTTCAGGTCCATCGCAGCGAGCGCCTGCGCGCTCTCGACCCGCAGACGCGGTACCGCCCCGCCCTGGACGATGCCGAACAGTGCCCGGCCGGGATGGTGGCCGAAAGCCGCCTTGCAGCGCTCGGCCCAGCGCAGCGAGAGCTGCATCGCCTTCTCGGCGACCTTGTCCTCGCAGGGCAGCGCGACGCATTCGTCGAGCTGCATGACGATGTCGGAGCCGAGAAGGTTCTGGATCTCGACCGAACGCTCGGGGCTGAGCACATGCTTCGAGCCGTCGATATGCGACTGAAAGGTCACGCCTTCCTCGGTCAGCTTCCTCAGCTGCGACAGCGACATCACCTGGAAGCCGCCGGAATCCGTCAGGATCGGGTGCGGCCAGTTCATGAACTTGTGCAGCCCGCCGAGCCTGGCGACACGCTCGGCGCCGGGGCGCAGCATCAGGTGATAGGTATTGCCGAGCACGACATCGGCGCCGAGCGCCCTCACCTGCTCGGGATACATGCCCTTCACGGTCGCGGCCGTGCCGACCGGCATGAAGGCCGGCGTACGGATGACACCGCGCGGCATGCTGATCGCGCCGGTGCGCGCAGCGCCGTCGCGGGCCGCGACATGGAAAGTGAAATCGGGAGTCGCGGCGATGTCGGGCTGCGCGGGCTGAAGCGATGCGGTCATGCCCTGCGAGGTAGAGCAGCGCGCGCCTTTAGGGAAGAGGCGCGCGCGGGAGGCGGGTCATGCAGCGCTTTCGGCACCACATGCGGGTCATCCCGGGCGACAGAAGGGAGACCCGGGATACATGCCTGAGCGTTTCCGGCAAAGTTTCAGGCATGGATCCCGGATCGGCGCCGCTGGCGCGGCTTGTCCGGGATGACTCGCGCTCTTTGACTTTACGCGCGCGCTACTTTCCCGCGAGCGCGGCTTCGTAGATCTCCGGCTTGAAGCCGACGATGGTCTTGCCCTTGCCCAGATCGAGCACCGGGCGCTTGATCATCGAGGGCTGAGCCAGCATCAGCGCGATCGCCTTCCCGGCATCGAGCCCCTGCTTCTGCGCGTCGGGTAGCGCGCGGAAAGTGGTGCCGGCGCGGTTCAGCACCGTCTCCCAGCCATGCTCCCCGACCCAGCGCTCGAGCGAGGCCTTGTCGATCCCGCTTGCCTTGTAGTCGTGGAACGCATAGGCCGCGCCGTGGCTGTCGAGCCAGTTGCGCGCCTTCTTCACCGTGTCGCAGTTCTTGATGCCATAGATCGTCGTAGCCACGCCGGTCGCTCCTCAGGCCGGGCGCTTCGGGATGTCGAGGCCGCGCTGCACGGCAGGACGCGACAGGCAGCGCTCCAGCCAGATCGGCACATGCGTCAGGCTGGCATAGTCGACGAGCTCGCCCGCGCCGTAGAAGCCGACGAGGTTGCGCACCCAGCCGAGGATCGCGATATCGGCGATGGTGAATTCATCGCCCATGATCCAGGTGCGGTTCACCAGCCGATCTTCCAGCACCCCCAGAAGGCGCTTGCTCTCATTGGCGTAGCGGTCGCGCGGGCGCTTGTCCTCGTATTCGCGGCCAGCGAATTTGTGGAAGAAGCCGAGCTGGCCGAACATCGGGCCGATGGCCGCCATCTGGAAGAACACCCACTGAATGGTCTCGTAGCGCAGGCCGGCATCCTTCGGCAGGAGCTTGCCGGTCTTCTCGGCGAGATAGAGCAGGATCGCGCCCGATTCCCACAGTCCAAGCGGCTTTCCATCGGGGCCGTTGGGGTCGATGATCGCCGGGATCTTGCCGTTCGGATTGAGCGACAGGAATTCCGGGCCCCAGGTCTCGTTCTTGCCGATGTCGATGGCATGCGGCTCATAGGGCAGCCCCAGCTCCTCCAGCGCGATCGAGACCTTCACGCCGTTCGGTGTCGGCAACGAATAGAGCTGGATGCGGTCGGGATGGCTGGCGGGCCAGCGCTTGGTGATCGGAAATGCGGAGAGATCGGCCATGAGGGGCTCCGGTTGAATCGGGCGAGCTTCGGAGGCGAACGATAGAGCCCGGCGCGCCCAAGGCAACGGGGCAGCCGCACCAGCGCCGCAAAGCGGGTTTGCGGCGCTGCATGATCAGGGATTGGCCAAGGGCCAGCGGCCGAGGATTTCATAAGGCTGGCGCGGAACGCTCCTGATCAGGGCGAAGTCCGCCACGCGCCAGCTCAACGGCCGCACGTGAAACGCCTTGGTCCGGAAGCGGTCGTAGAGCAGCGTGAGATGGGGGTTGCAGCGCGAGCGCCTGCCGCGAAAGCCGCCCAACCTCAGATCCCGATCGAGCGTGTCGTGAAGCCGGTAGGCTCCGATCACGCCGTCCTGGCCCGTGATGACGAGCGCCGGGGTGTCGGCCGCCTGGGCAAAGGTCGCGACCTCGTCGAACCTCAACTTGAAGGCATTCTGCCTGAGGCGCCCGGCCACGTTATGCATCAAGGCAAGCTCGTGGGAATCGGGCTCCCTGGGCTCGGGCCAGCCCCAGAGCGTGACATGGTATTTGCCGGCGCCACGCGGCCGGCCGGACAGATCGAACCATTTGCGCAGCACGCGCGCGATGCGATCGGCCTCCGCTGCGGCCGCGGGATTGGGCAACAACGCGAAGAAGTAGTTCGCCGTCTTGGGAAGCCAGACACTCCGTTCCATGGTCGCCTCCTTCGAAAGGATGGTCGAAGGAGAAACATAGAACAAATCATGAACATACGTAAACGTAAATCTGCCTCCCGCGCAGCACGCGCGGGAGGCCATGGCTCTCTCAGGCCGGCGCCGCCTTGAGCAGGACGATGCCCAGCACCACCAGTATAACGCCACCTATGCGGGCGAGGCTCAGGCTCTCGCCGAAGAGCAGGATGCCGAGCAGCACCGTCCCGGCCGCACCGATGCCGGTCCAGACCGCATAGGCGCTGCCGACGGGCAGCACCGCCAGCACCCGCCCGAGCAGATAGACGAAAGCCGCGAGCAGGATGAGCGAAACGAGGCTCCAGCCCAGCCGCGTATAGCCCTCGGCATATTTCATCGAGACCGCCCAGGCGACGTCGAGCAAGCCCGACACCACCAGGAGCAGCCACGCGGTCCCCTGGCTCATGGCAGCCTCACGCCGCGACCTTCAGCCCCTCGGCCTGCATCGCCGCGCGCACGGCCGGGCGGGCAGCGATCCGGGCGAGATAATCGCGCAGATGCGGAAAGGCGGAGAGATCGACCTTGGTGAAGGCCGCCCAGCTCACGATGGTGAAGAGATAGGCATCCGCGACGGTGAAATCCGTGCCGAGCAGGAAGGGGCCGTTCGCCGCCAGATGCGTCTCGACATAGGCCAGCCGCTCGGCGATGCGGCCACGCGCGACGTCCTGCGCCTGCGCGCCGTATTCCGGGTGGAACAGCCAGGGGCTGAAGCTCTTGTGCAGCTCGGTCGCGATGAAGTTCAACCAGCTCTGCAGCACCAGGCGCTCGCGCGTGCCGGCCGCGGGAGCAAGACCGCTCTCAGGCTTCAGATCGGCGAGATACTGGACGATGACGGCACCTTCGGTCAGCAGCGTGCCGTCATCGAGCTCCAGGGCCGGGACATAGGCGTTGGGATTGATGGCGGTGTAATCCCGGCCCGTCTCGGTGAGATGGGGCGTCTTGCGGATGTCGACGCGCTCGATCTCGAGCGGGATGCCGGCCTCACGCGCCACGATATGGGGCGAGAGCGAGCAGGTGGCGGGGGCGTAGTAGAGCTTCATCGGTCGTCCTTTCGAAATCCGCTTGGGGCGAATGACGACAAGCTAGGCCCGGCAGCCTGACAATGCCCGTTGGCATATCGCCAGCCGCGCTTGCATGATCGCAAGCCGATCATCTGCTAGAGCCGAGCCATGGACGACTGGAACGCGCTTCGCCTCATCCTCGCCGTGCAACGCACCGGCAGCCTCACCGCCGCGGCATTGCAGCTCGGCATCGACCATTCGACCGCCTTCCGGCGATTGAAGGCGCTGGAGAGCCAGCTTGCCGTCAGGTTGTTCGAGCGCCTGCCCGCCGGCCACTACCAGTCGACCGAGGCCGGGGCGCGGATGGCGGCGGCGGCCGAGCGGATGGAGGCGGAGGCGCATGCGCTCGACCGCGACATCACCGGGCGCGACCACCGCCTCAGCGGGCGCTTGCGCGTCACCTCCTCGGAGACGCTGGCCCACAGCCGGCTGACCGGACACCTTGCGGCCTTCCGGCAGACGCAACCCGGCATCGTCGTCGAGCTCGTGATCGACAACCGTGTGCTCAGCCTATCACGGCGCGAAGCCGATATCGCGCTCAGACCGATCCGCCCGCGCGAGGGCGATCTCTGGGGCCGCAAGCTTGCCGGCATCGCCTGGGCCTTCTATGGCGCTCCGGGCCATCTCGCGGCCCATGGCGCTCCGACCGACGAGACAGAGGCGCTGCGGCGTTTGCCCGTGATCGGCTGGGAGGAAGAGGCTGCCGGCATCCGCGCCGCCGAGTGGCTGGCGCGGAGCGTGCCATCCGAAGCGATCGTCTACCGGACGAACAGCCTGGTGAACCAGCTCATCGCGGCCAAGGCCGGCATGGGGCTGGCGCTCCTGCCCTGCTATCTCGGCGACGGCGACAATGGGCTCGTACGCGCCCTGCCCGGCCCGGTCGCCGATCTGGAAGGCGAGCTCTGGATCGTCACCCATGCCGACCTCAAGGCGACGGCTCGCGTGCGGGCCTTCTTCGAACTCGTCGGTGGCGGGCTGGCGCAGGAGCGCGACCTGTTCGAAGGCCGCAAGCCGATGGACAAAGAAATCCCGGCTCCTTGAGACTGCCGCGCCGCCGGGTGCTTCAATCTGGAACGTGACTACAAAACAAACTTGACTGTTTGTAAGTGACCGACCATCGTTCCCCTATCGTCAGGGAAGCGAGGCCTGAATGAGCAATACCGGCAAGCGGCGATCGCAGAAGGAGCGCAGTGCGGAGACGTCCGCGCGGCTGATGAACGCGACCATCGACCTGCTGCACGACCGGGGCCTCGCCCGCACCACCACCCCTGAGATCGCACGTGTCGCCGGCGTTTCCCGCGGCGCCCTGACCCATCATTTCGCCAGCCGCGAGGCGATCATCAGCGCCTCGGTTGCCGACCTGCTGAGTAAGACGACCCGGGACCTGCACCGTTTCGCCGAGGATTTCGTGGAGCGCGGCGGCTCCAGCGACGAGATCGTCGACTACATCTGGCGGATGATGGACGACCGGCTGTTCTACGTGACGATGGAATATCTGCCGGAAGCCCGCCACAACCCGGACTTCCGTGCCGACCTCATCCCCATGGTCAAGGATTTCCACGCCGGGCTCGACGCGATCTGGACCGCGCTCGCGGCCCGTGCGGGGACCGATCCGGACCATACCCGCACCGTGATGAACGCGACGATGTGCCTGTTCCGCGGCATGATCAGCCAGACCGTGCTGCGTCCGAACGACCCTGCCTACTACGAAGGCCTGCAACGCTTCTGGAAGCAGCAGGTGCGGCAGCATTTCCCGATGAAACCAGCGGCCGCCCAATCCGGCCGGCGCAAGACGGCGACGGCATGAGGGCTGCACTGACCATTCAGGGGCTGAAGCTCGGCTTCTACGGCGTGCTGGTGCTGCGCGGCGTCGATTTCGCAGTTCCCCAAGGCTCCTTCACCGGCTTGATCGGGCCCAACGGAGCCGGCAAGTCGACCCTGTTCAACGCGGTCTCGGGGCTCTACCAGCCGAATGCCGGTTCGGTCAGGCTCGGCGAGACCGAGACGGCCGGGATGCCGCCGGAGAAGCTCGTCGCGGCGGGGCTGGTTCGCTCCTTCCAGCTCGCGCGCGGCTTTCCCAAGCTCAGCGTCTTCCAGCACCTGATGCTCTACGGGGCGGACCAGCCGGGCGAGGGCCTGCTGGCGGGACTGATCGGCACGGGCGGGGCGAAGCGTCGCGAAGCGGAGTTGTCCGAGCGGGCCTTCGGCATTGCCCGCCGCCTGAAGCTCGACCATGTGCTCGACAACCCCGTCACCGCCCTCTCCGGCGGCCAGAAGAAGCTGGTCGAGATCGGCCGTGCCCTGATGGCCGAGCCCAAGATCCTGCTGCTCGACGAGCCGATGGCCGGTGTCAATCCGAGCCTGACCGAGCAGATCGCCGAGCATCTCGTCGCGCTCAACCGCGACGGGCTGACGATCTGCCTGATCGAGCACGATATGGGGCTGATCAGGAAGCTCTGTGCGCCCGTCATCGTCATGGCCGAAGGCAAGACGCTGACGCAAGGGTCGTTCGACGAGGTCGCCGCCGATACCCGCGTGCAGGAAGCCTATCTCGGGAGGCGTCATTGAGCGCGGCACAGGGCGAATTGCTCGCCGTCGATGGCGTCGTTGCCGGCTATGGCGCGGCCGAGCAGATTCTGAAGGGCACCTCGCTCAGGGTAGCGCCCGGCGAGATCGTCTCGATCATCGGCCCGAACGGCGCCGGCAAATCGACGCTGCTCAAGACCATCGCCGGCCTCGTCCAGGCGCGCGACGGCACGATCAGGCTCAAGGGCGGCGACGTCACCCGCGAGAACGCACTCGGCCGGGCCAGGGCCGGCATCGGCTTCGTGCCGCAGGAGCGCAATGTCTTCGGCGCGATGACGGTCGCCGAGAATCTGGAGATCAGCGGGTTTCAGGAGCCTGGCAAGGTCGGAGAGCGCAGCGAGCAAATGTATGCGCGCTATCCGATGCTGGCC contains the following coding sequences:
- the queF gene encoding preQ(1) synthase, translating into MSIDASTLQLGQASALPASPEEARLDRVPNPHAGTSYLARFTCPEFTSICPVTGQPDFGILVIDYLPGQWLVESKSLKLYLASFRNHGAFHEDCTVGIGKKLVELLEPEWFRIGGYWYPRGGIPIDVFWQTGEPPKGLWLPDQGVAPYRGR
- the eno gene encoding phosphopyruvate hydratase, whose translation is MTAIIDIIGRQILDSRGNPTVEVDVVLEDGSMGRAAVPSGASTGAHEAVELRDGDKSRYLGKGVLKAVEAVNVAIAEAIVAMDAEDQTAIDQTMIELDGTPNKSKLGANAILGVSLAVAKAAAEASGLPLYRYVGGTSARVLPVPMMNIVNGGAHADNPIDFQEFMIMPVGATSFAEGLRMGSEIFHTLKKKLHDAGHNTNVGDEGGFAPNIKSAEAALDFVMQAIETAGYRPGEDIALALDCAATEFFKDGAYVYEGERKTRDPKAQAKYLAKLVGNYPIVSIEDGMAEDDWEGWKALTDLIGAKCQLVGDDLFVTNVERLSRGIKTKTANSILVKVNQIGSLTETLAAVDMAQRAGYTAVMSHRSGETEDSTIADLAVATNCGQIKTGSLARSDRTAKYNQLLRIEEELGAQAVYAGRAALKALA
- a CDS encoding DMT family transporter, yielding MTTEKERRRRRLAVAGMLLSVLIFGSNFVISRHAVLNGIGAHDLLALRFATAGLLLLPLFLRAGGFANCGGVGWNHGFWLAVTSGFPMTFLMLTGLTMAPAAHGATIGPGTVTVIGIIGSVVLFGARLSAPLVVGIIGVICGLGFLAFAGSGGAGAETLRGDLCFLGVGLLWGFYPLLIQLWKVNGLRGAVIVSVLSLAYLPFYFLFFFRGFDIAPWWVLVLHAIYQGVVNVILGLWLWGWAAHVLGAAVVGRFPPLIPVTGTTLAIPALGEIPGPLQLAGFGLIISGLFVASWRRPARQAEQAGVPADRDHQPHEQRNS
- the tgt gene encoding tRNA guanosine(34) transglycosylase Tgt, encoding MTASLQPAQPDIAATPDFTFHVAARDGAARTGAISMPRGVIRTPAFMPVGTAATVKGMYPEQVRALGADVVLGNTYHLMLRPGAERVARLGGLHKFMNWPHPILTDSGGFQVMSLSQLRKLTEEGVTFQSHIDGSKHVLSPERSVEIQNLLGSDIVMQLDECVALPCEDKVAEKAMQLSLRWAERCKAAFGHHPGRALFGIVQGGAVPRLRVESAQALAAMDLKGYAVGGLAVGEPQEIMLAMIEAVEPHLPQEKPRYLMGVGTPDDIIQSVARGIDMFDCVMPTRAGRHGQIFTRFGRMNLKNAKHAEDPRPIDEQSSCPAANSWSRAYLHHLVKAEEMLGKMLLTWVNLAYYQDLMAGLRAAIAAGRLADFIAETREGWARGEDGGAPA
- a CDS encoding ArsC family reductase — protein: MATTIYGIKNCDTVKKARNWLDSHGAAYAFHDYKASGIDKASLERWVGEHGWETVLNRAGTTFRALPDAQKQGLDAGKAIALMLAQPSMIKRPVLDLGKGKTIVGFKPEIYEAALAGK
- a CDS encoding glutathione S-transferase N-terminal domain-containing protein gives rise to the protein MADLSAFPITKRWPASHPDRIQLYSLPTPNGVKVSIALEELGLPYEPHAIDIGKNETWGPEFLSLNPNGKIPAIIDPNGPDGKPLGLWESGAILLYLAEKTGKLLPKDAGLRYETIQWVFFQMAAIGPMFGQLGFFHKFAGREYEDKRPRDRYANESKRLLGVLEDRLVNRTWIMGDEFTIADIAILGWVRNLVGFYGAGELVDYASLTHVPIWLERCLSRPAVQRGLDIPKRPA
- a CDS encoding 2'-5' RNA ligase family protein, which gives rise to MERSVWLPKTANYFFALLPNPAAAAEADRIARVLRKWFDLSGRPRGAGKYHVTLWGWPEPREPDSHELALMHNVAGRLRQNAFKLRFDEVATFAQAADTPALVITGQDGVIGAYRLHDTLDRDLRLGGFRGRRSRCNPHLTLLYDRFRTKAFHVRPLSWRVADFALIRSVPRQPYEILGRWPLANP
- a CDS encoding multidrug efflux SMR transporter, whose amino-acid sequence is MSQGTAWLLLVVSGLLDVAWAVSMKYAEGYTRLGWSLVSLILLAAFVYLLGRVLAVLPVGSAYAVWTGIGAAGTVLLGILLFGESLSLARIGGVILVVLGIVLLKAAPA
- the gstA gene encoding glutathione transferase GstA, translating into MKLYYAPATCSLSPHIVAREAGIPLEIERVDIRKTPHLTETGRDYTAINPNAYVPALELDDGTLLTEGAVIVQYLADLKPESGLAPAAGTRERLVLQSWLNFIATELHKSFSPWLFHPEYGAQAQDVARGRIAERLAYVETHLAANGPFLLGTDFTVADAYLFTIVSWAAFTKVDLSAFPHLRDYLARIAARPAVRAAMQAEGLKVAA
- a CDS encoding LysR family transcriptional regulator gives rise to the protein MDDWNALRLILAVQRTGSLTAAALQLGIDHSTAFRRLKALESQLAVRLFERLPAGHYQSTEAGARMAAAAERMEAEAHALDRDITGRDHRLSGRLRVTSSETLAHSRLTGHLAAFRQTQPGIVVELVIDNRVLSLSRREADIALRPIRPREGDLWGRKLAGIAWAFYGAPGHLAAHGAPTDETEALRRLPVIGWEEEAAGIRAAEWLARSVPSEAIVYRTNSLVNQLIAAKAGMGLALLPCYLGDGDNGLVRALPGPVADLEGELWIVTHADLKATARVRAFFELVGGGLAQERDLFEGRKPMDKEIPAP
- a CDS encoding TetR/AcrR family transcriptional regulator gives rise to the protein MSNTGKRRSQKERSAETSARLMNATIDLLHDRGLARTTTPEIARVAGVSRGALTHHFASREAIISASVADLLSKTTRDLHRFAEDFVERGGSSDEIVDYIWRMMDDRLFYVTMEYLPEARHNPDFRADLIPMVKDFHAGLDAIWTALAARAGTDPDHTRTVMNATMCLFRGMISQTVLRPNDPAYYEGLQRFWKQQVRQHFPMKPAAAQSGRRKTATA